The following proteins come from a genomic window of Phacochoerus africanus isolate WHEZ1 chromosome 9, ROS_Pafr_v1, whole genome shotgun sequence:
- the CHRNA3 gene encoding neuronal acetylcholine receptor subunit alpha-3, with protein MGAHPGRVRVASLSLLRVLPLLLLLLPAASTSDAEHRLFERLFEDYNEIIRPVANVSDPVIIQFEVSMSQLVKVDEVNQIMETNLWLKQIWNDYKLKWNPSDYDGAEFMRVPAQKIWKPDIVLYNNAVGDFQVDDKTKALLKYTGEVTWIPPAIFKSSCKIDVTYFPFDYQNCTMKFGSWSYDKAKIDLVLIGSSMNLKDYWESGEWAIIKAPGYKHDIKYNCCEEIYPDITYSLYIRRLPLFYTINLIIPCLLISFLTVLVFYLPSDCGEKVTLCISVLLSLTVFLLVITETIPSTSLVIPLIGEYLLFTMIFVTLSIVITVFVLNVHYRTPTTHTMPTWVKTVFLDLLPRVMFMTRPVSTEGNAPKPRPFHSAELSNLNCFNRTESKGCKEGYPCQDGLCGYCHHRRVKISNFSANLTRSSSSESVDAVLSLSALSPEIKEAIQSVRYIAENMKAQNEAKEIQDDWKYVAMVIDRIFLWVFILVCILGTAGLFLQPLMARDDA; from the exons ATGGGCGCCCATCCGGGCAGAGTCCGAGTTGCTAGTCTCTCGCTGCTCCGGGTGCTAccgctgctgcttctgctgctgccag CGGCCAGCACCTCCGACGCTGAGCATCGTCTGTTTGAGCGGCTGTTTGAAGATTACAATGAGATCATCCGGCCAGTGGCCAATGTGTCTGACCCTGTGATCATCCAGTTTGAGGTGTCCATGTCTCAGCTGGTGAAAGTG GATGAAGTAAACCAAATCATGGAGACCAACTTGTGGCTCAAGCAA ATCTGGAATGACTACAAGCTGAAGTGGAACCCCTCCGACTATGATGGGGCGGAGTTCATGCGTGTCCCTGCGCAGAAGATCTGGAAGCCAGACATTGTGCTATATAACAA CGCTGTGGGGGACTTCCAGGTGGACGACAAGACCAAAGCGTTACTCAAGTACACGGGGGAAGTGACCTGGATCCCCCCGGCCATCTTTAAGAGCTCGTGCAAAATCGACGTGACCTACTTCCCATTTGATTACCAGAACTGCACCATGAAGTTCGGCTCGTGGTCCTACGACAAGGCAAAAATCGACCTGGTCCTGATCGGCTCCTCCATGAACCTCAAGGACTACTGGGAGAGCGGCGAGTGGGCCATCATCAAAGCCCCCGGCTACAAACACGACATCAAGTACAACTGCTGCGAGGAGATCTACCCGGACATCACGTACTCACTGTACATCCGGCGCCTGCCTCTGTTCTACACCATCAACCTCATCATCCCCTGCCTGCTCATCTCCTTCCTGACCGTGCTTGTCTTCTACCTGCCCTCCGACTGCGGCGAGAAGGTGACCCTCTGCATCTCGGTCCTCCTCTCCTTGACCGTGTTTCTCCTGGTGATCACCGAGACCATCCCGTCCACGTCACTGGTGATCCCCCTGATCGGCGAGTATCTCCTGTTCACCATGATTTTTGTAACCCTGTCCATCGTCATCACTGTGTTCGTGCTCAACGTGCACTACAGGACCCCAACCACGCACACGATGCCCACATGGGTGAAGACTGTATTCCTGGACCTGCTCCCCAGGGTCATGTTCATGACCAGGCCAGTGAGCACCGAGGGTAACGCTCCGAAGCCCAGACCCTTCCATAGCGCTGAGCTCTCAAACCTGAACTGCTTCAACCGTACCGAGTCCAAGGGCTGCAAGGAAGGCTACCCCTGTCAGGACGGGCTGTGTGGCTACTGCCACCACCGCCGGGTAAAAATCTCAAATTTCAGTGCCAACCTCACGAGGAGCTCCAGTTCTGAATCTGTTGACGCCGTGCTGTCCCTCTCTGCGCTGTCGCCGGAAATTAAAGAAGCTATCCAAAGTGTCAGGTACATTGCTGAAAATATGAAAGCGCAAAATGAAGCCAAAGAG ATTCAAGACGATTGGAAGTATGTTGCCATGGTGATTGATCGTATTTTCCTGTGGGTTTTCATCCTGGTGTGCATTTTAGGGACAGCAGGATTGTTTCTGCAACCCCTGATGGCCAGGGATGATGCATAA